The Salvia miltiorrhiza cultivar Shanhuang (shh) chromosome 2, IMPLAD_Smil_shh, whole genome shotgun sequence DNA window GCTTGATAATAATCATCCTTGGTTCCAAGGAATGCGTAGCTACAAGAGAAATTGGTACGTGGCCATCGTCCACTGAAGTCACTCAAATTCGCTTCCAGGTAAGAGGTGCCTGCAAGTGAAatggtttatttaatttgttcatCAATGAAAAAATAACTTTGTTTAATTATAGGAGTTAACTTTGAAAAAAACTGTAATTTTTACCTGAATTTTCAATTAAGcgaaaaaatacatgaatttatatttttgttgtaattttcacctaagtttgactttcaacgaaattagagctcAATTGACAATTGTAAGCTCATCTGATATTGGTCTAACTTCtgatgatgaaaattatttagaAGCTCGAAGGTCTAAGAAAGCAaaacttaatatatttgacttaatttcaaTTGTCAATTGAactctaatttcgttgaaagtcaaacttaagtgaaaattgcaacaaaaatataaatttatgcatttttttagcttaattgaaagttcaggtgaaaattacaatttttttcaaagttcgtgtattttttttgttataatccCTTAATTATATGTTGTAAAATCATAAGTTGATATATAGTGTAATTAATTACCTCTAGGAAtgaccctaaaaaaaattacctcTAGGAATGGGTGCCCTGCAACAGCCATTGCCGGGCCAGTACTCATCAGTTTTTGTTGGACAATATGCATAATAGTCATTGGcaatttgattatttttgcAAACAGCTGCGCAGATGGTGCCAACAGAAGTCCGATTGGCATGTCGAATCGTACCCACCATTACATCATCGCACCCAATCACAGAGATCCAGCTATCTTCCGACAACGTGAATTGAGTTGTCGACAAGTCTATAATCAAGCTTTTCTCCTCTGTCTTAATGATTCTCCGCTGAGAATCGGACCAATTGTAGCAAGCTAAACCCAAGGTTGGATAGTTGACCCGAACCTGTGATGAATTGAAGTTGGTGATTTCAGCCTTCATAACTGAGAGGTAGGCTTTTGGAGGGTTGGTGGATGTATCGCATTCTATTTCAAAAGATGGCGCCAAATAGCAATTCCGCCCGATTCCAAATGGAAACGGAATTGATAATTCCCCACATTGATCTCGGCATCCATATTTAGCAATTGAACTACTGGAAAATGAAATTGCTGGCACATCATCAAATGGAGACAGAGTTATTGTGAATTAGTctaaatagataaaaaaaaaatatatagtataggtTAATTGATTGTTAATACTAACGTTGGCAGCCTCCAAGTAGATAAAGATTGCCCTCGTATCCTTGCACACAGCTGCACTGGTATCCTCTACTGACATTAGCAACATCAACACATAGGCTCTTGTCATCTCGACACGCGTAAGTAGAAGGATTGAGCTTTGCTTGGCTGCAGTTTTGAGCCCCGGGAACCCAGTCCAGCCGCACCACCGGAGGACTTGTTGATGATGCCCAATTATCATTATGCAATGCTGTTGAGTTATGGAGGTAGTATAACGGATATGAAAATCCAGTTGCATCTGAGACTTCCTGGATAAAGGCGTAACTGCATGGGAAAAGTCTTCTACGTTGCACTATTCTGCTAAACTCAATTAATTCTGCTCCCACTAAACCCGAGTCTGTGAACGAGAACATGACAAGTTAGAACTCATCTCATACTTAATTTCAGATGaacatcttttttcttttttcacaaaaaccataatatatatatgtaactgACAATTACCTCCGACGATTTGAGCCTGGCAACAACCATTCCCGAGCAAAGTAGGATCAAATGGGCAATACCCGACGCCGCCCTTATCAGTGTCGTCGTCACAAAACGCTGAGCAACCTCCGTTGGTGGAAGTTCCGTTGGACTGCAGCACGGCGTCATCGCAGCCTATGGCGGTGAGTCTGTTTGTGTACATCGACAGCGCATACAGAGTCCCCGTCAAGTTCACAGCCATACTATCTTTGTATGAATATGATGATTCTGCTGCTGACGAATCATAGCAAACTGAAACCAGGTTGGGGTACTTTACCCGAATATATGTTTCATTTATTTCAATCACTTCTTTATTGATGATGGAAAGATACGCCTTTGGAGGGTTTGTGGAAGTATTGCAACTCACCGTGAAGGATGGGCCGAGCGAGCAATTCGACCCGACTCCAAATGGATATGGAATCGATAAATTCCCACATTTATCCTCACATCCAAGTTTGGTGATTACAGCAGCAGAAATTGATGGTAAAAGAAGCACCAAGATGAAATACAAGATAAAAACTAGTTGTAGCCAAGGCATAATGGGTATATTTGAGAAAGGGTTGTTCACTTATTTACTTAGTATGTATATAAGGAGATATTAAAAAGAAGTGGGGGCGGTTACACTTATGAATCTTGGTTCAGAAAATTATTAAAAGGTCTTATAAAGTTCATATATGGCGTCTTGACTTTTCTTTTTACACATAATGGGATATGTTGCCATCTTGACTtgacttttcttttttaaaacattgttttgttatttgagttGCAGTTTGCTGAGTAGAGTTCATATATTCCATGATATTAATTTTCTCTAGAGATGGCAATGAGTCGGATCTGAATCGAATTCTATTTAATCTAAATtctgattcaattttttttacttagttgtgaattcggtCTATATCTATTAGATCCAAAAATAGCGCTATCTAAGTTGAGATCCATAATATGGAATCTTGAATCCAGACCCAAATTCgatccatattttttttctctcttttaaaataaattttaaattatttaaaaatacaaataaaatcataattattatctacAGTTTCAAAATcgttcaaaaataataattttaccataatccataaaaaaatattaaaaataagcaACAACATATCAAAACAATGAATTTTGTAATTGTTCAAAGACATCTTCCATGTTATAACTACTTTCAACATCATCAACATCCTAAAGAagtaaagaaaaaatagaaagaaaaaaaaatagaatgagAACTACACACCTATTTCAATTGTATAGGTATAAATGagattaaaattattattatattactaAAATCAATTTGATCTCCATCTTCATCACAATCTTCTGTAACAATATAATAAGAATGTGTGTCTTCTAGTttactttgaaaaaaaaatattattaatacaaataataataataataataataataataataataataataataataatttaaattaagataaaGTAAAGTATTacctttaataaaattatactatattattttaaaatatagatGTATAGGTTAACCATAGATCATGAGGATGTGATTATATAaagatataaatataattttatatatatataattagatcCGCGGGCCAGGTTTGAATTTCAAAACTTTTATTTTAGATTCAAATCCaaaaattttaagaataaaacaAATTCATTGGATTCGACTTTATCAAGGTcgaaatctaaaaaaaaaaagatttagatTTGCGGATCTAGACAAAATCCAGGATCCAGTGTCATTCCTAATTTGCTCATGTACGTTAATTTACACTAAACCTGGTAAATGTAAATAGAAAAGGGTAAATCTGATTGCGCAAACAAAAAAATAGTCGAATTTGTAATTTCCCCACCGGACTTTTAATGTCTCAATTgcaaaacaacaacaacaacaacaataacaaaaacaacaacaacaacaacaacaacaataataatttttttgtaacttaaaattcttatttttttcagcATTAAAATGACATCATTTTCTCGATAAACGTCGGAcaaattttattgaattttttttaaagatgttgtaggtacaaaaaaattaaacgaTAATGAGATAATCGTATAATGTATTAAAAAAATCGTGtaagaattaaaaaaagttGTGATATTAATTTGCTACCATTAACCTAAAAGTTATTGGGTAAGAAAGTTTCTCCCAACTAATAAAAAAGGGTAACCACTAAAAGTTTGGTCTACTTAGTGGTGGAAATGGAATGAGGAAAAACGGTCCTGCATGCATTACTTGTATATATAGTTATTGGGACGACTTACTTTTTTAGATCTTTTATTAGTTGAAGAGGCAGTCTCCCATACACACCTCCACATGCATCCATGCTTCGCCCAACtgttattaatatattaattatatattacatatattatATTCCCCCTATcccttataaatataaaatatgcaTAGTTAATAggctaaaattgtgaaaattatatgTTGGGTAGTACTACCCAAcatataattttcacaagtatgCATAAATTTGGGGATATACCAAAAAacatatgcataaatatggAGAACGGATCGGAGAGAGTATTTTGTTTAAAACTAAATgagtttttttattaaaaaaaaataacaaattttaTCTAGAGCAAGTTATACAAAGGAAATGAAACTTTTGTTTACAAAACTAAATCAATATTTAttcattataatatttatttatagtaagCAACGATGGAATAATTCATCAGTTTATACGCACGAATGATACTCTGCTTAAAAGCAAACGAAATGTTAGTTATAACTTACAAGTAAATGAGACATTTACCTAGAACAAGTGatacaataaatatatataactgCGAACAAAATATTTTGTGAAACTAAATAAagtttttataaaatgaaattaaacTTTTTTCAATTGTTAGGTTCAAGTTCGGGCTcaggtttaggtttagggtaaACGGTGCAGTGAATTAAAACCGGACGGGATAGAATTTaggattaatatatatatatatatatatatatatatatatatatatatatatatatagggttaggttcaatgaaaaaggcctaaatgtaagaaagaagagagaagtaatctcatccgttgatcttatctaatctaacggacatgatttgttcacgccatgttcaacggattttttcgttgaacattcgtgaacatatacaatatttttgggggttctgggtttcgaccccccatatgttcaacgaaaaaatccgttgaacatggcgtgaacaaatcatgtccgttagattagataagatcaacggatgatattacttctctcttctttcttacatttaggccttcttcattgaaccttggcctatatatatatatatatatatatatatatatatatatatatatatattataattattaattactccTTCCGCCCACTAAAAGTGACGTGTATTTCATTTTGAGCGATCCCAGTATAAATGTTCTGTttccataaatgaaaaaaattaatccttaaaaaattgtagatctcatcacttttaatcaatttatattttcttcttaattctcgtaacgaaaagttttgagccatttataatgggacggacGGAGtatctaatattaaaaataaaaaatattttgatattaGATTTAGGGTTGAGGGAAGACGCCTCATGCCTCATGTCTCCTGCTGCCCATCTGTTCTCATTTctcaatattaaaaataaaaaattaatattgaaaaactaaaatattttGTAGTGCGTGTATTTTTAATCAAACATTGTAGAATCCAACTGAGACGAAAATAATTTTGATAGTTAAAGTTTTCTACAAGAATAAGTTGTGGGAGAATTATTGGACCTTAATCATTCCTGTATATAGTGGAAATTATGAGAAATGCACATTTGAACTTTGAAAAGAAGTGGAGAAATCTCAAATGGACAAGTAACTAACTGGGTGGAAATTATAGTCCCCTTGACTTTTTCAAACGATGGAATTTTAATCGTTTAAGAGTTATTGCATAATGCcctcaccaaaaaaaaaaaaaaaaaaaaaaaaaagagttattgcataattgaaagttGAAGATTACAGTGGTTCGCATGCAATTTAATTGACGCGTGAATTTACTCATCCTTCTCAACCTCGCTCTCACTTGACCGCCCACCGAAAATGACATTTGACTCAAGGCGGAAAATAGATTGTAGGACCTCAAATCGGAATCTAAAACAATTGAAGAAAGtagtaaatataatttaaaatgattATAGTTATCACTCCAGGATCCGCCCCAATTTGCTCCACCGTCTTCTGCCGCTGAGGCGCCGGCTATGGCACAACCACCGCCACGCCCATTAGCTTTTTAAACAAATCTACCTACCTCTAGTCCCCTTGCCcacaatatttatttaaaacgaCTATACCAAATTTGCCCATTATACATATCTATGCTATATTAAAAGGCAACTttcaattgaaaatcaattataaaattgagtggcaattttatagttataataaaattaaaaatttatttataaattatattttttcatttcattttctttttctttatattttttgttttgttttatttctttttaaaattatgaaattcgattaattataaaaatatttaatatgcatgtcaaattaaagatcacgataagaactttaatttgatatattttatgtaaatatttgatttaaaatgtaaaagttatatttatttaaagattaaaattttaaacattctctctcatctctcatctttttttaataaatctatttttcatttcatttctatttttatttttattttcatttaacaAACTTATAtctttttttacttttcataatatcaatttttattattgtgaattt harbors:
- the LOC131007749 gene encoding wall-associated receptor kinase 2-like; the protein is MPWLQLVFILYFILVLLLPSISAAVITKLGCEDKCGNLSIPYPFGVGSNCSLGPSFTVSCNTSTNPPKAYLSIINKEVIEINETYIRVKYPNLVSVCYDSSAAESSYSYKDSMAVNLTGTLYALSMYTNRLTAIGCDDAVLQSNGTSTNGGCSAFCDDDTDKGGVGYCPFDPTLLGNGCCQAQIVGDSGLVGAELIEFSRIVQRRRLFPCSYAFIQEVSDATGFSYPLYYLHNSTALHNDNWASSTSPPVVRLDWVPGAQNCSQAKLNPSTYACRDDKSLCVDVANVSRGYQCSCVQGYEGNLYLLGGCQPISFSSSSIAKYGCRDQCGELSIPFPFGIGRNCYLAPSFEIECDTSTNPPKAYLSVMKAEITNFNSSQVRVNYPTLGLACYNWSDSQRRIIKTEEKSLIIDLSTTQFTLSEDSWISVIGCDDVMVGTIRHANRTSVGTICAAVCKNNQIANDYYAYCPTKTDEYWPGNGCCRAPIPRGTSYLEANLSDFSGRWPRTNFSCSYAFLGTKDDYYQATYPVLNNSTEIQTDDPQRNYRLTIFPLDWRIGALNCKEAQLNPTDYVCQNNTDCIDFDATIGGYLCNCSRGYQGYPYLSPGCNDIDECADNTINTCVSNSICINTPGSCHCSCPEGYVGDGRKDGTRCIQLPPSKTKTIILTGIGSGLGFLLLILTCFWLYKMLKERREKILKKKFFKRNGGLLLQQQTNEGTLGKTKVFPAKELEVATDHFNENRILGHGGQGTVYKGIISDGKIVAIKKSKLVEENQLEQFINEVAILSQINHRNVVRLLGCCLETEVPLLVYEFMPNGTLYDLIHDPNNEFPFPWNMRLKIAADIAGALAYLHSASSVAIYHRDVKSSNLLLDEKYVVKVSDFGTSRSIAANQTHLTTLVK